A section of the Bacteroidota bacterium genome encodes:
- the leuS gene encoding leucine--tRNA ligase → MAYPFSEIDQKWQEYWRSHKTFHVEPDSAKKKYFVMDMFAYPSGAGLHMGHVHYAAADIMMRMKRMQGYNALHPTGWDAFGLPAEQYAVRNKLHPRITTEQNIATFRRQLESLGLAYDWDREINTTDPNYFKWTQWIFLKFYNSYFDTNEQKARPIDALIRHIESHGTDGTRGTDALPCATRSEKQFTPAEWKQASAKQRADFLAQCRLAYVAEAPVNWCPELGTVLANEEVAEQEEKGFTVVRRNMRQWMLRITAYAERLLADLDGLNWPASTLEMQRNWIGKSEGAEIDFPIAGLDASLRVFTTRPDTLFGATYMVVAPEHPLVSRITTRDHQAAVEHYLDEVRRKSDLERMDLSREKTGVFTGAYAKNPVNGERTPIWIADYVLMSYGTGAIMSVPGHDERDFEFAQAFGLPVVRVVQAPGVDGDEPLLKAFSEYGVAVNSGFLSELPTSEAKEKMIAWLEANKVGRRAIKYKLRDWLFSRQRYWGEPFPIIWTDDGDGGYAKALPESMLPVLLPEVRSYSPSGTGESPLATISEWVNTTDPETGRPARRETNTMPQWAGSSWYYLRYLDPANDYAPVSRDNEQYWMPVDLYIGGTEHAVTHLLYSRFWHKLLFDHGVVSSSEPFKRMVHQGIVLGENGVKMSKSLGNVLNPDDFLSKYGADTLRTYYMFLGPFEAMKPWDSKGIMGVHRFLNRIWRIAVGEDGVTDLARISGEAPTGSLERTMHRTIKKVGEDIDALQLNTAVSALMILLNKIEEEPAVPRPAFEALIKLVSPFAPHIAEELWQRLGHEGTIFNSSWPEYDDAKTIEDSVTLILQVNGKLRDKLEVPRGLTREALETFARESEKLKRHVDGKQIQKMIVVPDKLVNVVVA, encoded by the coding sequence ATGGCCTATCCGTTTTCCGAAATCGATCAGAAGTGGCAGGAGTATTGGCGCAGTCATAAGACGTTCCATGTCGAGCCGGACTCGGCCAAGAAGAAATACTTCGTTATGGATATGTTCGCATACCCATCGGGCGCCGGTCTTCACATGGGGCATGTTCATTACGCCGCCGCAGACATCATGATGCGGATGAAGCGGATGCAAGGCTACAATGCATTGCACCCGACGGGCTGGGATGCCTTCGGCCTTCCGGCCGAACAATATGCCGTCCGCAATAAACTGCATCCACGGATCACAACCGAGCAGAACATCGCGACTTTTCGGCGGCAGCTGGAATCGCTCGGACTCGCCTACGACTGGGACCGGGAGATCAACACCACCGATCCGAACTACTTCAAGTGGACGCAGTGGATCTTCCTTAAATTTTATAATTCGTATTTCGATACCAACGAGCAGAAGGCAAGGCCGATTGACGCTCTCATCCGTCACATCGAGTCACATGGGACAGATGGGACTCGTGGGACCGATGCGTTGCCTTGCGCGACTCGCTCGGAAAAACAATTTACACCGGCGGAATGGAAGCAAGCCTCCGCGAAGCAACGCGCGGATTTTCTCGCGCAGTGCCGTTTGGCTTATGTAGCGGAGGCACCCGTGAATTGGTGTCCCGAACTTGGGACCGTACTGGCCAATGAGGAAGTCGCGGAACAAGAGGAAAAAGGCTTCACTGTCGTACGCCGCAACATGCGGCAGTGGATGTTACGCATCACGGCGTATGCCGAGCGTCTGCTTGCCGATTTAGACGGACTGAACTGGCCGGCCAGCACACTCGAAATGCAGCGCAATTGGATCGGCAAAAGCGAAGGCGCCGAGATCGATTTTCCCATCGCCGGGCTTGATGCTTCGCTTCGAGTCTTTACGACACGTCCAGACACACTCTTCGGGGCGACCTACATGGTGGTTGCACCGGAGCATCCGCTCGTGTCACGAATCACCACGAGAGACCACCAAGCGGCCGTCGAGCACTATCTGGATGAAGTCCGCCGCAAAAGTGATCTCGAACGTATGGATCTTTCACGCGAAAAGACTGGAGTCTTCACCGGCGCCTACGCGAAGAATCCCGTCAATGGTGAACGCACCCCGATCTGGATTGCGGATTACGTGCTGATGTCCTACGGCACTGGCGCGATCATGTCCGTGCCTGGGCATGACGAGCGTGATTTCGAATTTGCGCAAGCGTTTGGGTTACCGGTCGTGCGCGTGGTCCAAGCGCCGGGCGTCGATGGTGATGAGCCGCTCCTCAAAGCGTTCAGCGAGTATGGAGTGGCCGTCAATTCCGGATTTCTCTCGGAACTCCCGACATCCGAGGCAAAAGAGAAGATGATCGCGTGGCTGGAAGCGAACAAGGTTGGACGCCGCGCGATAAAGTATAAACTTCGTGATTGGTTGTTCTCGCGGCAGCGATATTGGGGCGAACCGTTTCCCATCATCTGGACTGATGATGGCGATGGCGGGTATGCGAAGGCATTGCCCGAATCCATGCTACCGGTACTATTACCGGAAGTAAGGAGCTACTCTCCATCTGGCACTGGCGAGTCACCACTGGCAACCATTTCCGAGTGGGTCAATACCACCGATCCTGAAACTGGGCGGCCCGCGCGGCGTGAGACAAACACGATGCCGCAATGGGCGGGCTCCTCATGGTATTACTTACGATATCTCGATCCGGCAAATGATTATGCACCGGTTTCCAGGGATAACGAGCAGTATTGGATGCCGGTCGATCTCTATATCGGTGGGACCGAACACGCCGTAACTCATCTACTCTATTCACGTTTTTGGCACAAACTCCTGTTTGACCACGGAGTCGTCTCAAGCTCCGAGCCATTCAAGCGAATGGTCCATCAGGGTATCGTGCTTGGCGAGAATGGCGTCAAGATGTCGAAATCGCTCGGCAATGTGCTTAACCCTGACGACTTCCTTTCGAAATACGGCGCCGATACCTTGCGCACCTATTACATGTTCCTGGGACCATTCGAGGCGATGAAGCCATGGGACTCGAAGGGGATCATGGGTGTCCATCGGTTCCTGAACCGGATTTGGCGCATCGCCGTCGGCGAAGACGGTGTGACCGATCTCGCAAGAATATCCGGCGAGGCTCCCACAGGATCGCTGGAGCGGACCATGCACCGAACGATAAAAAAAGTTGGTGAGGACATCGATGCGCTGCAGTTAAACACCGCTGTCAGTGCACTCATGATCTTGCTTAACAAGATCGAGGAAGAGCCTGCGGTGCCTCGCCCGGCGTTTGAAGCGCTCATTAAACTCGTTTCGCCGTTCGCTCCGCATATTGCAGAAGAGCTGTGGCAACGTCTGGGACATGAAGGCACGATTTTCAATTCCTCATGGCCTGAATATGATGATGCCAAAACAATCGAGGATTCTGTTACACTCATCTTGCAGGTTAATGGCAAGCTGCGCGATAAGTTAGAAGTGCCTCGCGGTCTTACTCGTGAGGCACTTGAAACTTTTGCTCGCGAGAGCGAAAAGTTGAAGCGGCACGTCGATGGCAAGCAGATTCAAAAAATGATCGTAGTGCCGGATAAACT